A window from Rhizosphaericola mali encodes these proteins:
- a CDS encoding SusC/RagA family TonB-linked outer membrane protein, producing MNFKQPKKLKKLALKGILNSCLLLAINANAQDSTVFKGRILDSTQQPIVNASILLKGSNKVTYSNDSGYFSVKSLAGNTLVISIVGYDTKDYVIPVDKNNLPIIMSHRLTDLDDVVVVGYGAVKKKDLTGSVSIVNVDNAKKAATYDVAKMLQGQAAGVSVQGSGEPGGYVAIKIRGISTFGNNSPLFVIDGIPVDNPYDFSPDDIESIQVLKDASAAAIYGSRAATGVVIITTKKGKNGPPIVRYNGYLGMQHLPRKLSLTNAAEYQKIVYAAETNAGIAHTPGNDPSNPNYITDINTDWQKEATKTGLITDHTIGISGGSKYTTYNVDLGYFDQTGYQKGPQNYNRYTVNSSLQGHKGKFSFGGKFSYVKSHKGNYGVTNGHAVYGGSVTSMVTAIPTMPVFDSTHKGGYGGVNDAINGKVVSTNVVGLNNLVTDWSNRERTFLNGWGEIEFVKNLKYKINVSYDRTNFKNFHYEPSFDMGYYYINSQYYMMQQMGTQTVGIVENLLTYNLKTGRHRLDLLGGMTYQENTFESMTASAQDDGDLQFQTFDAIANSNAKNIVSYKDGSNLLSYLGRVNYNYDERYLLTVNLRRDGSSKFSPANRYGNFYGVAAAWNIANEHFLNLPSDISTLKLRAGYGSLGNQSSLGAYSWQSYIINSANYLFNNSLATGSTNVSVTDQNLKWETTTTTNIAMDFGFFNDALTLTAEYFKRKSSDILTSIPIPYSVGSYPQSVTTNAASVENHGFEFTLGYKKTKGDFNFDISTNFYTLSNKVLSLGGNNSPIYGAGSKTEVGHEVGELYGYRTEGIFQSEAQVQSHAYQNASTSPGDVIFQAQNGNDNNHDYTITDAKDRVYLGSAIPKFYFGFNYNASYKNFDLSLFFQGNLGSKVFNAVYQSLMSGGYNNAHTDELNYWTPTNTNTNIPKPAINDPSGNNRFSDRFVQSGSYAKFQNAQIGYSFSSKLLEKYKVKNLRFYLSGQNLWTITKYKGYDPDFISDGLFSRGYDYGSFPNPRTYMFGLQFSF from the coding sequence ATGAATTTTAAACAACCAAAAAAGCTTAAAAAACTAGCTTTAAAAGGGATATTGAATAGTTGTCTACTACTGGCAATAAATGCCAATGCTCAGGATTCTACTGTCTTTAAAGGACGGATATTGGATTCAACACAACAGCCCATAGTAAATGCTTCGATTTTACTGAAAGGCTCTAATAAAGTCACTTACTCCAATGATTCAGGATATTTCAGTGTCAAGTCTTTAGCCGGCAATACGCTTGTGATTTCAATTGTAGGTTATGATACTAAAGACTATGTTATTCCTGTAGATAAAAATAATCTGCCAATTATCATGTCGCATCGTTTGACAGATTTAGATGATGTTGTTGTTGTTGGTTATGGTGCTGTAAAAAAGAAAGATCTTACAGGTTCTGTCTCTATAGTAAATGTGGATAATGCAAAAAAAGCCGCGACATATGATGTGGCAAAAATGTTACAAGGTCAGGCTGCAGGTGTGAGTGTACAAGGCTCTGGGGAACCTGGGGGCTATGTGGCAATTAAAATTCGAGGTATTAGTACTTTTGGAAATAATAGTCCTTTATTTGTAATAGATGGTATTCCTGTAGATAATCCGTATGACTTCTCTCCAGATGATATTGAAAGTATTCAAGTATTAAAAGATGCCTCTGCTGCTGCCATTTATGGATCTAGGGCCGCAACAGGTGTAGTAATCATTACAACTAAAAAAGGTAAAAATGGACCACCTATAGTTCGTTATAATGGATATTTAGGTATGCAACATTTACCACGAAAATTGTCTTTGACTAATGCTGCAGAATATCAAAAGATCGTATACGCAGCTGAAACAAATGCTGGAATTGCACATACTCCAGGAAATGATCCATCTAATCCAAATTACATTACAGATATAAATACAGATTGGCAGAAAGAAGCTACGAAAACTGGTTTAATCACAGATCATACGATTGGCATTTCTGGTGGATCAAAATACACCACCTACAACGTAGATTTAGGATATTTTGATCAAACGGGTTATCAAAAAGGTCCTCAAAATTATAATCGATATACGGTTAATTCTAGTTTACAAGGGCATAAAGGAAAATTCTCTTTTGGTGGAAAATTTTCTTACGTAAAATCTCATAAAGGTAATTATGGTGTAACCAATGGTCATGCGGTGTACGGTGGATCTGTAACAAGTATGGTTACTGCAATTCCAACGATGCCAGTTTTTGATAGTACGCACAAAGGTGGATACGGAGGGGTAAATGATGCTATTAATGGAAAAGTGGTATCTACAAACGTTGTCGGCTTGAATAATCTAGTGACCGATTGGAGTAATAGAGAAAGAACTTTTTTAAATGGTTGGGGTGAAATAGAATTCGTTAAAAATCTAAAGTATAAAATTAATGTAAGCTACGATAGAACGAATTTCAAAAATTTTCATTATGAACCTAGTTTCGATATGGGTTACTATTATATCAATAGTCAGTACTATATGATGCAACAAATGGGCACACAAACTGTAGGTATAGTTGAAAATTTGCTTACCTACAATTTGAAAACGGGCAGGCATAGACTCGATTTATTAGGAGGTATGACATATCAGGAAAACACATTTGAATCTATGACTGCTTCTGCGCAAGATGATGGGGATTTGCAATTTCAAACATTTGATGCTATCGCAAACTCCAATGCAAAAAATATAGTAAGTTATAAAGATGGTTCTAATTTATTGTCGTATTTAGGTAGAGTAAACTATAACTATGATGAACGTTATTTGTTGACAGTAAATTTAAGACGTGATGGTTCTTCTAAATTCAGTCCAGCAAATAGATATGGTAATTTTTATGGTGTTGCTGCAGCTTGGAATATTGCAAATGAGCATTTTTTGAATTTACCATCTGATATCAGTACATTAAAATTAAGAGCTGGTTACGGTAGTTTGGGTAATCAAAGTTCACTGGGTGCGTATAGTTGGCAAAGTTATATCATCAATTCAGCGAACTATTTATTCAATAATAGTTTGGCAACTGGATCAACAAACGTTTCTGTTACAGATCAAAATTTGAAATGGGAAACTACTACGACTACAAATATTGCCATGGATTTCGGATTCTTTAATGATGCCTTGACCTTAACTGCTGAGTATTTTAAAAGAAAATCCTCTGATATCCTGACATCTATTCCTATTCCTTATTCAGTTGGTTCTTATCCGCAATCCGTAACAACTAATGCAGCATCTGTTGAAAATCATGGATTTGAATTTACGTTAGGTTATAAGAAAACAAAAGGTGATTTTAATTTTGATATAAGTACAAATTTTTATACACTTAGTAACAAAGTGTTATCTCTTGGTGGAAATAATAGTCCTATTTATGGTGCTGGAAGTAAGACCGAAGTGGGGCATGAAGTAGGTGAATTGTATGGATATCGTACGGAAGGAATTTTCCAATCAGAAGCACAAGTTCAAAGCCATGCCTATCAAAATGCCTCAACAAGTCCTGGTGATGTGATTTTTCAAGCTCAAAATGGTAATGATAACAATCACGACTATACTATTACAGACGCAAAGGATCGTGTGTATTTAGGTTCTGCAATTCCAAAATTTTATTTCGGATTTAACTATAATGCATCTTATAAAAACTTTGATTTAAGTTTATTTTTCCAAGGTAATTTAGGAAGTAAAGTGTTTAATGCCGTATATCAATCATTAATGAGTGGTGGTTACAATAATGCACATACAGATGAGTTGAACTATTGGACACCAACTAATACAAATACAAATATCCCCAAACCAGCGATTAACGATCCTTCTGGCAACAATAGATTCTCAGATAGATTTGTACAAAGTGGTTCTTATGCCAAATTTCAAAATGCGCAAATTGGATATTCTTTCTCGTCCAAATTATTGGAAAAATATAAGGTTAAAAATTTAAGATTCTATTTGTCTGGTCAGAATCTTTGGACTATAACTAAATATAAAGGCTATGATCCAGACTTCATTTCTGACGGTTTATTTAGTCGTGGTTATGATTATGGTTCTTTCCCTAATCCTCGTACATATATGTTTGGTTTGCAATTCAGCTTTTAA
- a CDS encoding NUDIX hydrolase produces the protein MRSIYSDQTPLLFAIDCIIFGFDGDQLKLLAIRRGFEPYKGEWSLLGGFVNKNESIEDAAARVLKDLTGLEGIYMEQMHVFSDPKREAKTRIVTAAVFALIDINKYEKQIHKEYHPEWFSINELPNLIVDHDEMVNMAKERLRYKAALHPLLFELLPSKFTIPQLQHLYEEVYNTTLDKGNFNKKILSTGLLVKLKEKDKLGSKKGAFYYKVDVKKYNAGFKSFLNFVHKPTLK, from the coding sequence ATGCGTAGTATTTATTCTGATCAGACTCCGTTATTATTTGCAATTGACTGCATCATTTTTGGTTTTGATGGAGATCAACTGAAGCTTTTGGCAATTCGCCGTGGTTTTGAACCTTACAAAGGAGAATGGAGCTTATTGGGTGGTTTTGTCAATAAAAATGAAAGCATCGAAGATGCAGCAGCAAGAGTATTAAAGGATCTAACAGGTTTGGAAGGAATTTATATGGAACAAATGCACGTTTTCAGTGATCCAAAACGAGAAGCTAAAACCAGAATTGTAACTGCTGCAGTATTTGCATTAATTGACATCAATAAATATGAAAAACAAATTCATAAAGAATATCATCCAGAATGGTTTTCGATAAATGAATTACCAAACTTAATAGTTGATCATGATGAAATGGTAAATATGGCCAAAGAAAGACTGCGATATAAAGCGGCCCTGCACCCATTGCTATTTGAATTATTACCCTCTAAATTTACGATACCACAACTACAACATCTTTACGAAGAAGTGTACAACACTACATTAGATAAAGGTAACTTTAATAAAAAAATTCTGTCTACTGGGCTACTTGTAAAATTAAAAGAAAAGGACAAACTAGGTTCCAAAAAAGGCGCTTTTTACTATAAAGTAGATGTAAAAAAATACAATGCAGGTTTCAAATCTTTCCTCAATTTCGTACACAAACCAACGCTAAAATAA
- a CDS encoding sodium:solute symporter family transporter, whose product MSGSLIHIDYIIIVFYFIMLGGYGFWVYNRKKNEAVSSHDYFLAEGSLTWWAIGASLIASNISAEQFIGMSGDGFFVGIAIGAYEWVGALSLIIIAIWFLPIYLKNKIYTMPQFLKMRFNKNVALIMAIFWLLLYVFVNLTSILYLGALAINALLPGNHMHTVMIIFAICAVIIALGGMKVIGYTDAIQVAILLIGGLATTYMALVIVSEKFGLGRDAIAGFHAMLKAAPDHFHLMFSKPKANTPPAEIDKFLILPGIAMYALGQWIVNLEYFGTNQYITQRALGADITTARSGLMFAGLLKMLMPAVVMVPGIAAYVLYQKGLLPQLSEGKDHAYPAILTFLPNGLKGLSIAALSAAIIASLAGKLNSISTIFTLDLFKEYFRSNDGTHSEKKLVSIGKWTVVVAMIVGLFFTWDDLLGIGGAGGFTFIQKYTGFISPGVLAAFMLGMFWKRTTGAAAVTGILLGFVLCVFFNEFAVEILGPNTFMYTAYKGTNGKFEIPFLICMGLSFAWTLVIMILMSLAGPKINPKAFTMDKSLLKLKPQTIALMVVIIILFTAIYAKFW is encoded by the coding sequence ATGTCAGGAAGTCTGATTCACATTGATTACATTATCATTGTTTTTTATTTTATCATGCTTGGTGGTTATGGTTTCTGGGTATATAACCGTAAAAAAAACGAAGCCGTTTCTAGTCATGATTATTTTTTAGCGGAAGGTTCACTTACATGGTGGGCTATAGGCGCTTCATTGATTGCCAGCAATATTTCTGCAGAGCAATTTATAGGCATGAGTGGTGATGGTTTTTTTGTAGGTATTGCTATTGGTGCTTATGAGTGGGTGGGAGCATTGTCACTTATTATTATTGCTATTTGGTTTTTGCCCATTTATCTAAAAAATAAAATATATACCATGCCGCAGTTTCTAAAAATGCGGTTTAATAAAAATGTGGCCTTGATTATGGCTATATTTTGGTTGTTATTATACGTTTTTGTTAATTTAACTTCTATTTTATACTTGGGTGCATTGGCCATTAATGCATTATTGCCAGGTAATCACATGCATACTGTAATGATCATATTTGCTATTTGCGCAGTGATTATTGCGCTAGGAGGTATGAAAGTTATTGGTTATACCGATGCGATACAAGTTGCGATCTTATTGATAGGTGGTCTAGCGACAACCTATATGGCTTTAGTTATAGTTAGTGAAAAATTTGGATTAGGACGCGATGCTATTGCAGGTTTTCATGCAATGTTGAAAGCAGCTCCTGATCATTTTCATTTAATGTTCTCTAAACCCAAGGCGAATACGCCACCCGCTGAGATTGATAAATTTTTGATTTTACCAGGTATTGCCATGTATGCTTTGGGACAATGGATTGTCAATTTGGAATATTTTGGAACGAATCAATACATTACACAAAGAGCTTTAGGTGCCGATATTACTACTGCACGTTCAGGATTAATGTTTGCAGGGTTATTAAAAATGTTGATGCCAGCAGTGGTAATGGTCCCTGGTATTGCAGCATATGTTTTATATCAAAAAGGCTTGTTACCTCAATTAAGTGAAGGTAAAGATCATGCATATCCAGCGATTTTAACATTTTTACCCAATGGTCTTAAGGGGCTATCTATAGCTGCTTTGTCTGCTGCAATTATCGCTTCTTTAGCTGGTAAATTGAATAGTATATCGACCATATTTACACTTGATTTATTTAAAGAATATTTTAGGTCAAATGATGGTACACATTCTGAGAAGAAATTAGTATCTATTGGTAAATGGACAGTTGTAGTTGCTATGATTGTTGGTTTATTTTTTACATGGGATGATTTATTAGGAATTGGTGGCGCAGGTGGTTTTACATTTATTCAAAAATATACAGGTTTTATTAGTCCAGGAGTTTTAGCTGCATTTATGTTAGGCATGTTTTGGAAAAGAACTACAGGGGCTGCTGCCGTCACAGGGATCTTGTTAGGATTCGTATTGTGTGTATTTTTCAATGAGTTTGCCGTAGAAATCCTTGGTCCTAATACCTTTATGTATACTGCTTACAAAGGAACAAATGGTAAATTTGAAATTCCGTTTTTGATTTGTATGGGATTGTCTTTCGCATGGACTTTAGTCATCATGATATTGATGAGTTTGGCCGGTCCTAAGATAAATCCGAAAGCATTTACAATGGATAAATCTTTATTGAAATTAAAACCACAAACTATTGCCTTGATGGTAGTTATAATTATTTTATTTACTGCCATATATGCGAAATTTTGGTAA
- the araA gene encoding L-arabinose isomerase, producing the protein MLSTKEVWFVTGSQHLYGPETLAQVAEHAKTIAAALDASSAIPVKVIWKETVKTTDEIYETLTAANAAKDCIGILTWMHTFSPAKMWIRGLNALQKPLLHLHTQFNRDIPWSTMDMDFMNLNQSAHGDREFGFIVSRLRKNRKVVTGYWEDPKVQKQIGDWTRVAAGWDDWQGAKFARFGDNMRFVAVTDGDKVEAESTFGFSVNSYGIGDLVEIINKTTEAEINTLIAEYEASYNVAPSLLEGGKDRTSLVEAAKIEIGLTKFLEEGGFKGFSDTFEDLHGMVQLPGLAVQRLMQKGYGFAGEGDWKTAALVRAMKVMGEGLDGANAFMEDYTYNLDPEFSTIMGSHMLEVDAALAVDKPSLEVHPLGIGGKADPVRLVFNAKGGESLVASLMDFGNHFRLLVNKTEGVEIKEELPKLPVARVIWKPLPDLQTAATAWILAGGAHHTCYSQNLSAEQLEDFAEMAGIEYVVIDENTKLHDFKNTLRWNDKFYR; encoded by the coding sequence ATGTTAAGTACAAAAGAAGTTTGGTTTGTCACAGGGAGTCAACATTTATACGGTCCAGAAACTTTGGCTCAAGTAGCTGAACATGCAAAAACAATTGCCGCAGCCTTAGATGCTTCTTCCGCAATTCCTGTAAAAGTTATTTGGAAAGAGACTGTTAAAACTACAGACGAAATATATGAAACATTGACGGCTGCGAATGCTGCAAAAGATTGTATAGGTATCCTCACTTGGATGCATACTTTTTCTCCAGCCAAAATGTGGATTCGAGGTTTGAATGCTTTACAAAAACCATTGTTGCATTTGCATACACAATTTAATCGCGATATCCCTTGGTCTACGATGGACATGGACTTTATGAATTTAAATCAAAGTGCACATGGTGACCGTGAATTTGGATTTATAGTTAGCCGTTTGCGTAAAAATCGTAAAGTAGTTACCGGATATTGGGAAGATCCAAAAGTACAAAAACAAATAGGTGATTGGACAAGAGTCGCTGCCGGTTGGGACGATTGGCAAGGTGCAAAATTCGCTCGTTTCGGCGACAATATGCGTTTTGTAGCGGTTACTGATGGCGATAAAGTCGAGGCCGAATCTACATTTGGGTTTTCTGTAAATTCTTATGGTATTGGTGATTTAGTAGAAATTATAAATAAAACAACTGAAGCGGAAATCAATACCTTGATTGCTGAGTACGAAGCAAGTTACAATGTAGCTCCAAGTTTATTGGAAGGTGGAAAAGACAGAACATCTCTAGTTGAAGCAGCTAAAATCGAAATTGGTTTGACTAAATTTTTGGAAGAAGGTGGCTTCAAAGGATTTTCTGATACTTTCGAAGATTTGCATGGAATGGTTCAATTGCCAGGTTTGGCAGTGCAACGTTTGATGCAAAAAGGTTATGGTTTTGCAGGAGAAGGAGATTGGAAAACTGCGGCTTTGGTAAGAGCAATGAAGGTAATGGGAGAGGGCTTAGACGGTGCAAATGCTTTTATGGAAGACTATACCTATAATTTGGATCCAGAATTTTCTACTATAATGGGTTCGCATATGTTGGAAGTTGACGCAGCACTTGCCGTAGATAAACCGTCTTTAGAAGTACATCCGTTGGGAATTGGTGGCAAAGCAGACCCCGTTCGTTTAGTTTTCAATGCAAAAGGTGGAGAGTCTCTAGTCGCGTCTTTAATGGATTTTGGCAATCATTTCAGATTGTTGGTCAATAAAACAGAAGGTGTTGAGATCAAAGAAGAATTACCAAAATTGCCAGTAGCGCGCGTTATATGGAAACCATTACCAGACTTGCAAACGGCTGCAACTGCTTGGATTCTTGCTGGTGGAGCGCACCATACTTGTTATAGTCAGAATCTTTCAGCAGAACAATTAGAAGACTTTGCAGAAATGGCAGGAATTGAATACGTAGTTATCGACGAAAATACTAAATTGCATGATTTCAAGAATACTTTGCGTTGGAATGATAAATTTTATCGCTAG
- a CDS encoding L-ribulose-5-phosphate 4-epimerase codes for MDNAFKQIREEAYAGNMELPKNNLVIVTFGNVSSADHGRGVFAIKPSGVPYEQLSPEKMVIVDFDGNIVEGDLRPSSDTPTHAVLYKHWEDVGGIVHTHSTYGTAWAQAIMDIPIFGTTHADHTTLNIPCAPPMDDEMIKGQYEYETGFQIMNALKDRGITHQDVEMILVGSHAPFTWGKNAAKAVYNSVVLEEIAKMAMFTLQIHPNNPLLKPALIEKHYQRKHGANAYYGQK; via the coding sequence GTGGACAACGCATTCAAACAAATAAGAGAAGAAGCATACGCAGGCAATATGGAATTGCCTAAAAATAATTTAGTTATAGTCACTTTCGGAAATGTGAGTTCGGCTGATCATGGTCGTGGTGTATTTGCCATCAAACCGAGTGGTGTTCCATATGAGCAATTATCGCCTGAAAAAATGGTGATTGTAGATTTTGATGGAAATATAGTTGAGGGTGATTTAAGACCCTCCTCTGATACGCCTACACATGCCGTACTATATAAACATTGGGAAGATGTCGGAGGTATAGTGCATACACATAGTACCTATGGAACCGCATGGGCTCAAGCGATTATGGATATACCTATCTTCGGAACGACGCATGCTGACCATACTACTTTAAATATTCCTTGCGCGCCGCCAATGGATGATGAAATGATTAAAGGACAATATGAATACGAAACTGGTTTTCAGATAATGAATGCCTTGAAAGATCGTGGCATTACACATCAAGATGTAGAAATGATTTTAGTTGGTAGTCATGCACCATTCACTTGGGGTAAAAACGCTGCGAAAGCGGTTTACAATAGTGTAGTATTGGAAGAAATTGCTAAAATGGCCATGTTCACTTTGCAAATTCACCCAAATAATCCGCTACTAAAACCCGCTTTGATTGAAAAACACTATCAACGTAAGCATGGTGCAAATGCATATTATGGACAGAAATAG
- a CDS encoding ribulokinase, translating into MAYTIGLDFGSDSVRAIIANTSNGDEVAASVFYYPRWAEGKYCDAEASRFRQHPLDFIEGIEATIKDCVTQAGAEVVSQVVGISVDSTGSTPILVDENGTPLSLLEGMEENPNAMFVLWKDHTSIKEAEEFNEKTKNSSTNYLKYVGGIYSSEWFWAKLLHVLREDEAVRTKAHSIVENCDWVPFILAGGTSMADLKRGVCSAGHKGLWAQEWSGFPPNDYFVSIDPLLDGYVETLKNPILAADKSVGTISKEWADKLGLPETVVIGIGAFDCHMGAVGGQIEPFYVSKVIGTSTCDIVVAPYEACKHIVVEGICGQVDGSVIPGMIGMEAGQSAFGDAYAWFAKIISWPIDQLIKENADNKDLVDLLKKKKSFLIPELTKAAEKIIVTEKTESAIDWFNGRRTPDANQTLKGVIAGLNLGTDAPRIFRAIVEATCFGARAIVERFIEQGVPIKGIIGLGGIAQKSPFVMQTMADVINMPIKVHKSEQTCALGAAMFAATAAGIFQNVNEAMDAMGTGFLKTYEPNTDKVSLFEKRYQAYKKAADFYSQNA; encoded by the coding sequence ATGGCTTATACGATAGGTTTGGATTTTGGAAGTGATTCCGTACGTGCGATTATTGCCAATACATCAAATGGAGATGAAGTTGCTGCATCCGTTTTTTATTATCCAAGATGGGCGGAAGGAAAATACTGCGATGCTGAGGCGAGTCGATTTAGACAACATCCATTGGATTTTATAGAAGGTATAGAAGCGACTATCAAAGATTGTGTAACACAAGCAGGAGCGGAGGTTGTATCACAGGTGGTCGGTATTTCTGTAGATAGTACAGGTTCAACACCTATATTGGTGGATGAGAATGGTACGCCATTATCCTTATTAGAAGGCATGGAAGAAAATCCAAATGCCATGTTTGTACTTTGGAAAGATCATACATCAATCAAGGAAGCAGAAGAATTTAATGAAAAAACAAAGAACTCGTCTACTAACTATTTGAAATATGTTGGTGGTATATATTCATCTGAATGGTTTTGGGCGAAACTTTTGCATGTACTTAGAGAAGATGAAGCTGTCAGAACCAAAGCACATTCTATAGTGGAAAACTGTGATTGGGTACCTTTTATTCTTGCCGGTGGTACTTCTATGGCAGATTTGAAACGTGGCGTATGTAGTGCTGGACACAAAGGACTATGGGCGCAAGAATGGAGCGGATTTCCTCCCAATGATTATTTCGTTTCTATTGATCCACTTTTGGATGGTTATGTAGAAACTTTGAAAAATCCAATTTTAGCGGCAGATAAATCCGTAGGAACAATTTCCAAAGAATGGGCAGACAAGTTGGGTTTACCTGAAACGGTGGTGATTGGAATAGGTGCATTTGATTGCCACATGGGAGCTGTTGGAGGTCAGATTGAACCATTTTATGTAAGCAAAGTAATAGGAACTTCTACTTGTGATATCGTTGTTGCACCTTACGAAGCTTGTAAACATATCGTAGTCGAAGGTATTTGCGGACAAGTGGATGGTTCTGTTATTCCTGGAATGATCGGAATGGAAGCGGGACAAAGTGCATTTGGAGATGCCTATGCATGGTTTGCAAAAATTATTTCTTGGCCAATCGATCAATTAATTAAAGAAAATGCAGATAATAAAGATTTAGTTGATCTGTTAAAAAAGAAAAAATCTTTTTTAATTCCTGAATTAACTAAAGCTGCGGAAAAAATTATAGTTACCGAAAAAACAGAGTCTGCGATTGATTGGTTCAACGGTCGTCGTACTCCGGATGCTAATCAAACTTTAAAAGGCGTAATTGCTGGATTGAATTTAGGTACAGATGCGCCGCGTATTTTTCGTGCAATCGTCGAAGCAACTTGTTTCGGTGCACGTGCTATAGTGGAAAGATTTATCGAACAAGGAGTTCCTATTAAAGGTATTATTGGTTTGGGTGGTATCGCTCAAAAATCCCCATTTGTTATGCAAACTATGGCGGATGTTATCAATATGCCGATTAAAGTGCATAAGTCAGAACAAACTTGTGCGTTGGGAGCAGCAATGTTTGCAGCAACCGCAGCTGGTATTTTCCAAAATGTAAATGAAGCAATGGATGCAATGGGAACGGGTTTCTTAAAAACATACGAGCCTAATACGGACAAGGTTTCTTTATTCGAAAAACGTTATCAAGCCTACAAAAAAGCAGCAGATTTTTATAGTCAGAATGCATAA